DNA from bacterium:
GGTGACCCTGGTCTCGCACGGCGGCGTTCTCTCCCCCGAGGCGCATGACAGCGGCGTGGAGGTCGTGGAGCTGCGGACGCACAGCCGCACGCCACCGGGCCTTGCGCGGTTGTCCCGGGAACTGGCGGCGTTGGTCGCCGAGAGGGGCTGCGACCTGGTCCATACCCAGGCAATCCTGCCGGCGGTCGCTGCGCACAGAGGCCTAGGGCGAGGGGTGCCCGTCCTGGTGACAATCCACAACCTCCACCGGCGCTGGTC
Protein-coding regions in this window:
- a CDS encoding glycosyltransferase, whose translation is MRLLLITPHLIAGGAERDTIALAGGLVRRGHQVTLVSHGGVLSPEAHDSGVEVVELRTHSRTPPGLARLSRELAALVAERGCDLVHTQAILPAVAAHRGLGRGVPVLVTIHNLHRRWS